Proteins encoded in a region of the Leopardus geoffroyi isolate Oge1 chromosome E2, O.geoffroyi_Oge1_pat1.0, whole genome shotgun sequence genome:
- the SBK3 gene encoding uncharacterized serine/threonine-protein kinase SBK3 has translation MLSAITSAPRPSVSLIPHTFPEDRARESSGLQGTEDTATALQRLVELTATRVTPLRNLRVQYRLIRKLGSGSYGRVLLARPRQGGPAVALKLLRRDMVLRTTFLREFCVGRCVSSHPGLLQTLAGPLQTPRHFAFAQEYAPYGDLSGMLQERGLPELLVKRVVAQLAGALDFLHGRGLVHADVKPDNVLVFDPVCSRVALGDLGLTRPEGSPTPAPPGPLPSAPPELCLLLPPDTLPLRPAVDSWGLGVLLFCAATACFPWDVALAPDPEFEAFAGWLTTRPQPPQPPPPWDQFAPPALALLQGLLDLDPETRSPPLVVLDFLGDDWGLERNREGSGGLGDMSGEDGEEEEEGGASLEEGTEEEEEEEEEEQEGKGGRRMETDGGAP, from the exons GAGGACACAGCGACGGCCCTCCAACGGCTCGTGGAGCTGACAGCCACCAGGGTGACCCCACTGAGAAATCTGCGTGTTCAGTACCGCCTCATCCGAAAGCTTGGCTCTGGCTCCTATGGTCGCGTACTCCTTGCCCGGCCTCGCCAAGGAG GTCCTGCTGTGGCCCTGAAGCTCCTGCGTCGAGACATGGTCCTGAGAACCACCTTTCTGAGAGAGTTCTGTGTGGGCCGCTGCGTCTCATCACACCCAGGCTTACTCCAGACCCTAGCAGGACCCCTGCAGACCCCCCGACACTTTGCCTTTGCCCAGGAGTATGCACCATATGGAGACCTCAGCGGGATGCTGCAGGAACGG GGCCTCCCAGAGCTGCTGGTGAAGAGGGTGGTGGCCCAGCTCGCCGGAGCCCTGGACTTCCTCCATGGCCGGGGGCTGGTCCATGCGGATGTCAAGCCAGACAACGTGCTGGTCTTTGACCCTGTCTGCAGCCGTGTGGCCCTAGGTGACCTAGGTCTGACCCGGCCCGAGGGCAGTCCAACCCCTGCCCCACCAGGGCCACTGCCCTCCGCCCCACCCGAGCTCTGCCTCTTGCTGCCACCTGACACCCTGCCCCTGCGCCCAGCGGTGGACTCCTGGGGTCTGGGGGTGCTTCTCTTCTGCGCTGCCACTGCCTGTTTCCCTTGGGATGTGGCACTGGCCCCTGACCCCGAGTTCGAGGCCTTTGCTGGCTGGCTGACCACCAGGCCCCAGCCGCCTCAACCACCCCCCCCTTGGGACCAGTTTGCTCCCCCAGCTCTGGCATTGCTCCAGGGCCTTCTAGACCTGGATCCTGAGACTAGGAGCCCCCCGCTGGTTGTCTTGGACTTCTTGGGGGATGACTGGGGGttagagaggaacagagaggggtcTGGGGGCTTGGGGGACATGTCTGGtgaagatggggaggaggaggaagaggggggagcaAGCCtggaagaggggacagaggaggaagaggaggaggaggaggaggagcaggagggcaaAGGTGGCAGGAGGATGGAGACAGATGGGGGAGCTCCCTGA